The genomic window TTAAACACAACACAACACTAATGAGCAACGAAAAAACCATTAAATCGGCCCTAATTTCTGTATTTAGTAAAGACGGATTAGAACCTATTGTAAAAAAGTTAAACGAGCAAGGCGTAACCATTTATTCTACTGGTGGCACCGAAAAATTTATTAACGATTTAGGTATAGACGTTGTTCCTGTAGAAGAAGTTACCTCTTACCCTTCTATTCTTGGTGGTCGTGTAAAAACATTACACCCTAAAGTTTTTGGAGGAATTTTAAATAGACAAAACCATGCTGGTGATGTTGCTGAATTAGCTGAATACGAAATCCCACAAATTGACGTTGTAATTGTTGATTTATATCCATTTGAAAAAACAGTAGCTTCTGGAGCTAGTGAACAAGATATTATTGAAAAAATTGATATCGGTGGTATTTCTTTAATTCGTGCAGCGGCTAAAAACTTTGCTGATGTAATTTGTGTATCATCAGTTGATGATTATGCTGAATTTCTAGACGTTATTTCAGAAAACAACGGTAGCATTTCAGAAGAAAACAGAAAACGTTTTGCAGGAAAAGCATTCAACGTTTCTTCTCATTACGATACAGCCATTTTTAACTACTTCAACAAAAATAATGAAGAGACTGTTTTAAAAATTAGCGAAACAAACGGTAAAACTTTACGTTATGGTGAAAACCCACACCAAAAAGGGTTTTTCTTCGGAAACTTCGATGAGTTATTTACTAAACTTCACGGGAAAGAATTAAGCTATAACAACCTTTTAGATGTTGATGCAGCCGTTAACTTAATGAACGAGTTTAAAAACGATGCGCCAACATTTGCCGTTTTAAAACATAATAACGCTTGTGGTTTAGCACAACGTGATACATTGCACCAAGCCTATGTTGATGCTTTAGCTGGCGATCCAGTTTCTGCTTTTGGTGGCGTTTTAATTAGTAACAAAGAAATTGATTTAGCTACAGCTGAAGAAATACATAAATTATTCTGTGAGGTAGTTATTGCGCCGTCATTTGCTCCAGATGCGTTAGTAGCATTAAAAGGTAAAAAGAACAGGATTCTATTAGAAATTCATAATATTGAAATGCCTAAAACAAATGTAAGAAGTTGTTTAAACGGTGTTTTAGTTCAAGACAGAAATAATATTACAGATCAAGCTGAAGATTTAAAAACAGTAACAACTTTAGCGCCAACAAGCGAACAAGTTGAAGATTTACTTTTTGCCTCTAAAATTTGTAAGCATACAAAATCTAACACAATTGTTTTAACAAAAAACAAACAATTGTTGGCAAGTGGAACAGGACAAACTAGTCGTGTTGATGCTTTAGAGCAAGCCATACATAAAGCACAAACTTTTAAATTCGATTTAAATGGAGCTGCTATGGCAAGTGATGCTTTTTTCCCTTTCCCTGATTGTGTAGAAATCGCTAAAAATGCTGGTGTTGCTTCTGTTATACAACCAGGTGGTTCTATAAAAGATCAATTAAGTATCGATTATTGCAATGATAATAATGTGGCTATGGTAATGACCGGAACTCGTCATTTTAAACACTAATTCTTACAGACGGTTTAAACACCCTTTTCTATAATAAGGGACTGTTTAAACCGTCCGTAATTAAATAAACTACGTATAACCTTAGAATACTTTTGATAAACCTAATTTTGAATGCTTTAAAACTCAAAATATTTGGTAACTTTTAGTACTTTTACGGGATTCGTATTTCAAACCACAATAAATTTTTAATAGCACATGGGATTTTTTGACTTCCTTACCGAAGATATAGCCATAGATTTAGGTACCGCAAACACACTTATTATTCATAATGACAAGGTTGTTGTAGACGCACCATCTATCGTAGCACGAGATAGAGTTTCTGGTAAAATTATTGCCGTTGGGCAAGAAGCCAGTTTAATGCAAGGTAAAACCCATGAAAACATTAAAACCATTCGTCCTTTAAAAGACGGTGTTATTGCAGATTTTGATGCTTCGGAACAAATGATAAGTATGTTTATAAAAAACATACCTGCATTAAAAAAGAGGTTTTTCACACCTGCTTTACGTATGGTAATTTGTATTCCTTCGGGAATTACAGAAGTGGAAATGCGAGCGGTAAAAGAAAGTGCAGAACGTGTTAATGGTAAAGAAGTTTACTTAATTCACGAACCTATGGCTGCTGCAATTGGTATTGGCGTAGATATTATGCAACCAAAAGGAAACATGGTTGTGGATATAGGAGGTGGTACAACAGAAATTGCGGTTATTGCTCTTGGAGGTATTGTTTGCGACAAATCGGTTAAAATTGCAGGTGATGTATTTACCAACGATATTGTGTATTACATGCGTACACAGCACAATTTATATGTTGGTGAACGTACTGCGGAAAAAATAAAAATACAAATTGGTGCTGCAACTGAAGATTTAGAGTTGCCCCCAGAAGATATGAGCGTTCAAGGACGTGATTTATTAACAGGAAAACCTAAACAAGTATCTATTTCTTATAGGGAAATCGCGAAGGCTTTAGATAAATCTATTTTACGTATCGAAGATGCAGTTATGGAAACCTTATCTCAAACGCCTCCAGAATTAGCTGCCGATATTTACAACACTGGTATTTACTTAGCTGGTGGTGGATCTATGCTTCGTGGTTTAGACAAGCGTTTATCTTTAAAAACAGATTTACCGGTTTACATTGCCGAAGATCCGTTACGTGCAGTAGTACGTGGTACTGGTATTACACTTAAAAACTTACCTAAATACAAAAGTGTATTGATAAAATAAAAGCATAATATAGGTCCATAACGCATGCAACAGATTATTAATTTTATAATAAGAAACAAAAATTTTTTGTTGTTCTTTTTGCTGTTTAGTATTTCTATAGTTTTTACTATTCAATCGCATTCGTACCATAAAAGCAAGTTTATAAATTCAGCCAATTTTTTAACGGGTGGTGTTTATAATTCGGTCAATAATATTTCGGATTATTTTAGTTTAAGATCCCAAAACAATTTATTAGCAGAAGAAAACAAACATCTTAAATCACTTTTATATAATAGCACGGAAAATGACTCTATTTATATAGACAGCCTAAGCTTTAAAAATAAATACAAATTTACTTCGGCTAATATTATTAAGAACAGTTATTCCTTATCTGATAACGTCCTTCTTTTAAACAAAGGAAAAAACGATAGTATTCAAGAAGATTTTGGAGTTATTACAAGTCAAGGTATTTTAGGAATTATAAATAAAACTAGTAAAAATTTCGCAACTGTTATTTCTATTTTAAATACAACGAGTAATATTAGCGCCAAGTTAAAAAAAAGCAATCATTATGGATCTTTAAAATGGAATGCAAAAAACCCAAGATTAACCCAACTTGTCGACATCCCAAAAATAGCAAGTTTTAAAGTAGGAGATACTATTGTAACCTCAGGGCTTTCATCTATTTTCCCTAAAGGTATTCCAATTGGTACGGTTAACGATTTCAAACTCGATAATAACGAAAACTATTATGAAATAAACGTATTGCTATTTAACGACATGACAAATATTGAGCATGTTTACATTATAGAAAACACAAATCTTCCTGAAATTAATAACCTCATAAACGGCAATAGTAATGAATAGTGTATTTTTCGCCCAAGCTAGCCGCTTTATATTACTTGTGTTTTTTCAAGTATTAATATTCAACCACATTAATTTTTTAGGTTATATAAACCCATACATATACATCCTATTCATTGCTCTTTTTCCTGTTAGAAACAATCATATAGTTATTCTTTTTATTAGTTTTTTCTTAGGGTTATGTATAGATCTATTTTTAGATACAGGTGGTATTCACGCAGCAGCATGTGTATCTATTGCCTACATAAGACCTATACTTTTAAAATCATCATTCGGAATGATTTATGAGCATCAAACGATCAGGTTTAATGCTGTAGATTTCGGACCAAAACTAACTTACATTTCATTACTTACCTTAATACATCATCTAATTTTATTTAGTTTAGAAATATTTAGCATTTCAAAAGTAATTTTAATACTCCAAAAAACGTTATTCTCAAGTATATTCAGTATTATATTGATTATTCTAATTACAATTATTTTTAGCAGAAAAACTAAATGAGGCAATTTTTACTTTTTATCTCCATCATTCTTGTTGGTGTTTTATTCATTTCTAGGCTTTTTTATCTTCAAGTGTACAGCTCGAATTCTGATAGCTTATATGATGATAACGCCATTAGAAAAGTATGGGATTACCCCAAGCGTGGTTTTGTGTATGATAGAAACGGAGAACTTCTAGTTTCCAATCAACCATCGTACGATGTTATGGTTATTCCTCGTGAAGTAGAAGCATTAGATACTTTAGAGTTCTGTAATCTTTTAAAAATTGATAAAGAAAAATTCATAAAAACATATAACAAAGCACGCCGTTATTCTCCCAGATTATCGTCTGTTTTTGTATCGCATCTATCCAAATCAGATTATGCCGTTCTACAAGAGAAAATGCGAAAATTTAAAGGCTTTTATATTCAAAAACGTTCTCTTAGACATTATGAAACTACTATTGGCGCCAACGTTTTAGGCGATATTGGAGAGGTTAACAATGCCATTATAAATCGTGATGATTATTACAAAATGGGTGACCTTATCGGAAAACAAGGTATCGAGGCATCTTATGAGAAAACATTACGTGGTGTTAAAGGCTTGAAATTTATTCAAAAAGATCGATTTAATCGAAATATTGGTCCTTATAAAGATGGTGAATTCGATATTATTCCTGAACAAGGTAAAGACATAAAAATTACTATCGAGGCAGATTTACAAGCTTATGGCGAATTGCTTATGCAGAATAAACGCGGAGGTATTATTGCTATAGAACCATCATCCGGAGAAATTTTAGCGATGATTTCTGCACCAACTTACGATCCTAATATTTTAGTAGGAAGAAATCGCTCTAAAAATTTCACAAAACTCTACAACGATTCTATAGCAAAGCCACTTTTTAACAGAAGTCTTCAAGGTGTTTACGAGCCTGGATCTCCTTTTAAATTAATGAATGCTTTAATTGCTTTACAAGAAAAAGTGATAACACCAGATGAAACGGTAACCTGCTATGGCGGCTATAAATACGGAAATCGCTTTATGAAATGCCACTGCCACAGTGGTACTAGAAATGATTTAGTTTCGGGCATTCAACGATCTTGTAACGCCTATTTCGCTACAACATATAGAAAAATTTTAGACAAAAATGGAAATGCTTCCGAAGGTATTGACACATGGAGTAACCATGCCAAAAGTTTTGGTTTAGGCGAATTCCTTAACAATGATTTATATGTAGGGCAAAAAGGTAGAATTCCCGATAGAGCTTACTATAAGAATATTTACCCAAACACTTTTTACTCCACATATACCATTTCTAACGCTATTGGTCAAGGTGAAGTTGCAACCACACCAATTCAATTGGCAAATATGGCAGCTGCTATTGCAAACCGCGGATATTATTACACACCTCATATTATAAAAAACATAGAAGGCGAAACTCTTCCAGATCAATTTACAAAACCTAAAAAAACCACGATAGATAAACAAAATTTCGATCCCGTTATAGAAGGAATGTATCAAGTTTATAAAAAAGGTACTGCTGCATCTTTACAAGTAAAAGATATTGATATTTGCGGAAAAACAGGAACCGTAGAAAACTTTGTTAAAATTGATAGTATAAAAACACAACTTACCGACCATTCTATTTTTTTAGCTTTCGCTCCAAAAGACAACCCAAAAATAGCCATTGCCGTTTTTGTCGAAAACGGATATTGGGGAAGTCGTTTTGCGGGTCGTATTGCTAGTTTAATGATCGAAAAACATATTAAAAAAGAAATTACGAGAAAAGATTTAGAAGAATGGATTTTAAACCATAGTTTAGAAAACGAATATGCTAAACCCTATTCTGGCGAACCTTTTAAAATAAACGGTCAAACAAGCTTGCAAACTGTTGATCACAAAGAATACAACCGACTAAAAACACAGCTGAATAAAATTAATAAAACAGCAAATTAATGGTTAGAGACACTAACAGACATTTTAAATTCGATTGGATTACCATTTTTTTATTCTTTCTTTTGGTTGGTTTTGGATGGCTGAATATTTTATCGGCATCACATACCGGGATCACTTTAGATTATTTCGATTTAGACCAACCTTTTGGAAAACAACTTATTTTCATTTTTTTAACCTTCGGTTTAATTATTCTGCTCTTAGCCATCGATGCAAAGTTCTACGAGCGTTTTTCTAGCATTATTTACATCATTTCCATGTTATCCTTAGTTGGACTCTTTATATTCGGGAAAAACGTAAATGGAGCGACCTCTTGGTATGCCATTGGAGGAATGACACTACAACCTAGTGAGTTCGCTAAAACAGCTACAGCTCTAGCCGTTGCAAAATACATTAGTGATTTAAATACCAACATAAAAAACTTTAGCGATCAAATTAAAACGTTTGCTATTATCATAACGCCTGCGATTTTAGTCTTACTGCAAAACGATACAGGAAGTACCATTGTTTACGGAGCATTCTTTTTTGTTCTGTACCGTGAAGGATTACCAAAATTCTATTTAACCATAGCTGTTTCGGTTATTTTACTTTCTATTCTATCTTTAAAATTTGGACCAATAATCACATCAACAATAGCCATTTTAATCCTTACTGCTTATCACTTTTTAAATAAAAGAAAACTTCGAATCTACCAATTAGCATTGATTCTCATTGCGGCATTATCAGTCGCTTTTGGCGTAAAATTCTTTTATCAAAGTATTTTACAACCACATCAACAAGACCGTATAAGCCTATGGTTGCGTTTAGAAAAGGACCCCGTGAAACTGCAGCGCATGAAGCAAACTTTTGCTTACAACCTTAACGAATCGGAAAAAGCCATAAGTTCAGGCGGTTTTTCAGGAAAAGGCTTTATGGAAGGCACGCGAACCACAGGTAAATTTGTACCCGAACAACACACCGATTATATTTTTAGTACTGTTGGAGAAGAATGGGGATTTCTTGGTAGTTCCTTCGTAGTTATCATTTTTGTTTTGCTCCTGCTCCGCATTTTACATTTGGCAGAACTACAAAAATCGCAATTTAGTCGCGTTTACGGCTATAGCGTTGCCGCTATAATCTTTATCCACTTTCTTATTAATATAGGTATGGTTATGGGTTTAATTCCAACCATTGGTATTCCGCTACCTTTATTTAGTTATGGTGGTTCCGGGCTTTGGGCTTTCACTATTTTAATCTTTATTTTTATTAAATTAGACTCCAATAAAATCAACGAATGGTAAATTACTAATCGCTATATTTTTATATTTACTATAATGAAAAATCTGTTTTTAATACTATCAATAATACTCACTTTAGCAGCATGCTCAAGCAGTAAAACCGGTATTAAACAAAGCTTTTCTACTAACCAAGTAAATTTAATTACAAGTTTCGATAGCTTAACACCCATGCGGGTTTATAAAATAACGGACAAAAAAGATTCACTTTTACTACGCTCAAAAAGTTTGTATATAAAACCCGATCTAAACAATATGGTTCTTAAAACCTTTGTAAATAGATTATTCGCTACAGTTAGAGATAGCATGTCCATGGGCGTAGGCATTGCAGCTCCGCAAGTTGGTATTCTAAAAAACATTATTTGGGTACAACGTTTCGATAAAGAAAACCTGCCGTTTGAAGTTTATTTAAACCCCAAAATAATCAACTATTCTAGCACGAAACAATCGGTAAAAGAAGGTTGCTTATCCATACCGAATCGTAGCGATATGCTTAACAGCCGTTCCCTATCAATAGATATTGAATATGATACTATGAATGCCGAACATAAAACGGAAACTATAACGGATTTCACAGCTGTTATATTTCAGCACGAAATAGATCATTTAAGTGGCATTTTATATTTAGATCACTTAGAAAAAGAAATCCGCGACGCCAAAAACAACAAGGATTAAGATGAATAAAAACCCTATAGGTATATTCGATTCTGGAGTTGGTGGCACTTCCATTTGGAGAGAGATTCACAATCTTCTACCTAATGAAAATACACTCTATTTAGCCGATAGTAAACATGCTCCT from Algibacter sp. L1A34 includes these protein-coding regions:
- the mreC gene encoding rod shape-determining protein MreC; its protein translation is MQQIINFIIRNKNFLLFFLLFSISIVFTIQSHSYHKSKFINSANFLTGGVYNSVNNISDYFSLRSQNNLLAEENKHLKSLLYNSTENDSIYIDSLSFKNKYKFTSANIIKNSYSLSDNVLLLNKGKNDSIQEDFGVITSQGILGIINKTSKNFATVISILNTTSNISAKLKKSNHYGSLKWNAKNPRLTQLVDIPKIASFKVGDTIVTSGLSSIFPKGIPIGTVNDFKLDNNENYYEINVLLFNDMTNIEHVYIIENTNLPEINNLINGNSNE
- a CDS encoding rod shape-determining protein encodes the protein MGFFDFLTEDIAIDLGTANTLIIHNDKVVVDAPSIVARDRVSGKIIAVGQEASLMQGKTHENIKTIRPLKDGVIADFDASEQMISMFIKNIPALKKRFFTPALRMVICIPSGITEVEMRAVKESAERVNGKEVYLIHEPMAAAIGIGVDIMQPKGNMVVDIGGGTTEIAVIALGGIVCDKSVKIAGDVFTNDIVYYMRTQHNLYVGERTAEKIKIQIGAATEDLELPPEDMSVQGRDLLTGKPKQVSISYREIAKALDKSILRIEDAVMETLSQTPPELAADIYNTGIYLAGGGSMLRGLDKRLSLKTDLPVYIAEDPLRAVVRGTGITLKNLPKYKSVLIK
- the mrdA gene encoding penicillin-binding protein 2, giving the protein MRQFLLFISIILVGVLFISRLFYLQVYSSNSDSLYDDNAIRKVWDYPKRGFVYDRNGELLVSNQPSYDVMVIPREVEALDTLEFCNLLKIDKEKFIKTYNKARRYSPRLSSVFVSHLSKSDYAVLQEKMRKFKGFYIQKRSLRHYETTIGANVLGDIGEVNNAIINRDDYYKMGDLIGKQGIEASYEKTLRGVKGLKFIQKDRFNRNIGPYKDGEFDIIPEQGKDIKITIEADLQAYGELLMQNKRGGIIAIEPSSGEILAMISAPTYDPNILVGRNRSKNFTKLYNDSIAKPLFNRSLQGVYEPGSPFKLMNALIALQEKVITPDETVTCYGGYKYGNRFMKCHCHSGTRNDLVSGIQRSCNAYFATTYRKILDKNGNASEGIDTWSNHAKSFGLGEFLNNDLYVGQKGRIPDRAYYKNIYPNTFYSTYTISNAIGQGEVATTPIQLANMAAAIANRGYYYTPHIIKNIEGETLPDQFTKPKKTTIDKQNFDPVIEGMYQVYKKGTAASLQVKDIDICGKTGTVENFVKIDSIKTQLTDHSIFLAFAPKDNPKIAIAVFVENGYWGSRFAGRIASLMIEKHIKKEITRKDLEEWILNHSLENEYAKPYSGEPFKINGQTSLQTVDHKEYNRLKTQLNKINKTAN
- the def gene encoding peptide deformylase → MKNLFLILSIILTLAACSSSKTGIKQSFSTNQVNLITSFDSLTPMRVYKITDKKDSLLLRSKSLYIKPDLNNMVLKTFVNRLFATVRDSMSMGVGIAAPQVGILKNIIWVQRFDKENLPFEVYLNPKIINYSSTKQSVKEGCLSIPNRSDMLNSRSLSIDIEYDTMNAEHKTETITDFTAVIFQHEIDHLSGILYLDHLEKEIRDAKNNKD
- the purH gene encoding bifunctional phosphoribosylaminoimidazolecarboxamide formyltransferase/IMP cyclohydrolase; translated protein: MSNEKTIKSALISVFSKDGLEPIVKKLNEQGVTIYSTGGTEKFINDLGIDVVPVEEVTSYPSILGGRVKTLHPKVFGGILNRQNHAGDVAELAEYEIPQIDVVIVDLYPFEKTVASGASEQDIIEKIDIGGISLIRAAAKNFADVICVSSVDDYAEFLDVISENNGSISEENRKRFAGKAFNVSSHYDTAIFNYFNKNNEETVLKISETNGKTLRYGENPHQKGFFFGNFDELFTKLHGKELSYNNLLDVDAAVNLMNEFKNDAPTFAVLKHNNACGLAQRDTLHQAYVDALAGDPVSAFGGVLISNKEIDLATAEEIHKLFCEVVIAPSFAPDALVALKGKKNRILLEIHNIEMPKTNVRSCLNGVLVQDRNNITDQAEDLKTVTTLAPTSEQVEDLLFASKICKHTKSNTIVLTKNKQLLASGTGQTSRVDALEQAIHKAQTFKFDLNGAAMASDAFFPFPDCVEIAKNAGVASVIQPGGSIKDQLSIDYCNDNNVAMVMTGTRHFKH
- the rodA gene encoding rod shape-determining protein RodA, whose translation is MVRDTNRHFKFDWITIFLFFLLVGFGWLNILSASHTGITLDYFDLDQPFGKQLIFIFLTFGLIILLLAIDAKFYERFSSIIYIISMLSLVGLFIFGKNVNGATSWYAIGGMTLQPSEFAKTATALAVAKYISDLNTNIKNFSDQIKTFAIIITPAILVLLQNDTGSTIVYGAFFFVLYREGLPKFYLTIAVSVILLSILSLKFGPIITSTIAILILTAYHFLNKRKLRIYQLALILIAALSVAFGVKFFYQSILQPHQQDRISLWLRLEKDPVKLQRMKQTFAYNLNESEKAISSGGFSGKGFMEGTRTTGKFVPEQHTDYIFSTVGEEWGFLGSSFVVIIFVLLLLRILHLAELQKSQFSRVYGYSVAAIIFIHFLINIGMVMGLIPTIGIPLPLFSYGGSGLWAFTILIFIFIKLDSNKINEW